Proteins encoded in a region of the Pigmentiphaga litoralis genome:
- the coaD gene encoding pantetheine-phosphate adenylyltransferase, with product MIIAVYPGTFDPMTRGHEDLVRRAAGLFDKLVVGVAVSRNKAPFFTVSERVEIAREILGHYPNVQVASFSGLLKDFVREQNARVIVRGLRAVSDFEYEFQMAGMNRYLLPDVETMFLTPSDQYQFISGSIVREIAQLGGDVSKFVFPSVERWLQAKVTQLGGREIV from the coding sequence ATGATCATCGCCGTTTATCCCGGTACGTTCGACCCCATGACCCGCGGACACGAAGACCTCGTCCGCCGCGCCGCCGGCCTGTTCGACAAGCTGGTGGTGGGTGTCGCGGTCAGCCGCAACAAGGCGCCCTTCTTCACCGTGAGCGAGCGGGTGGAAATTGCGCGAGAGATCCTGGGCCATTACCCTAATGTGCAGGTCGCCAGCTTTTCCGGCCTGCTGAAGGATTTCGTCCGGGAACAGAACGCCCGTGTGATCGTGCGCGGCCTGCGTGCCGTGTCCGATTTCGAATACGAATTCCAGATGGCAGGAATGAACCGATACCTGCTGCCTGATGTCGAAACCATGTTCCTCACGCCGTCCGATCAATACCAGTTCATTTCCGGGTCGATCGTGCGGGAAATCGCGCAGCTGGGCGGTGACGTGAGCAAGTTTGTGTTCCCGTCCGTCGAGCGTTGGCTGCAAGCCAAGGTCACCCAGTTGGGCGGTCGCGAAATCGTCTGA
- a CDS encoding FAD-dependent oxidoreductase: MVPAQTEVVIIGGGPCGLMAANELGRRGVRVLLVDDKPGTAFNPQANATQARTMEHYRRLGFADEVRQQGLSPDFPTDIAYFTRYARHELARFRLPSARDATTLVKSLRGAWSAAELPHRVSQKYVEAVMRRHAESLDGVSVHYGWRMVALREYDEGVEVDLEETATRHRQTVRARYAIGADGPRSGVRQHLGIRYGGETGVQRDFMGGRMYAIYFRAPDFYKVVPHAPAWMNVSFNRDRRAFMAAVDGKGEFAFHTQLHADEHEAELTEDDAKAMLHAATGATFDVTILSRLTWTAGHCLVADALSTRRVFLAGDAAHLFTPTGGLGYNTAVEDAVNLSWKLAAVLRGQAPAALLDSYAIERRPLALRNTAYARTFADSLGLFAPAAEIEDDTAAGEAARATAGAYLSEHGRREFNIPGITFGGRYDGSPIIVSDGTAPPPDVPNDYVPTACPGGRPPHLWLDDGRSLYDTFGFDWTVLRLSDSAPNAQAFLDAAERRGVSLDVVDVEHPDARALYGADLALIRPDQIVAWRGNADTDAAGVLGQALGGAAARSQVASGAASVSAAAHPAAAASVPAATHSSTAASVSAATHSSAAASVSAATHPDAAASAFAPASAVPAHAGTPPGAMR, translated from the coding sequence ATGGTTCCAGCACAGACCGAAGTCGTGATCATTGGCGGGGGCCCCTGCGGGCTGATGGCCGCCAACGAGCTGGGCCGCCGGGGCGTCCGTGTGCTGCTGGTCGACGACAAGCCCGGCACCGCCTTCAACCCCCAGGCCAATGCCACGCAGGCCCGCACCATGGAACACTACCGGCGCCTGGGCTTTGCCGACGAAGTCCGGCAGCAAGGCCTGTCGCCAGACTTTCCTACGGACATTGCCTACTTCACGCGCTACGCACGGCATGAATTGGCCCGCTTCAGGCTGCCCTCTGCCCGCGACGCCACCACCCTGGTGAAGTCATTGCGCGGCGCCTGGAGCGCGGCCGAACTGCCGCACCGCGTCTCGCAAAAATACGTGGAAGCCGTCATGCGGCGCCATGCCGAAAGCCTGGATGGTGTGTCGGTGCACTACGGATGGCGGATGGTGGCGCTGCGCGAGTACGACGAAGGCGTCGAAGTGGACCTGGAAGAAACCGCGACCCGCCACCGGCAGACCGTACGCGCGCGCTATGCCATTGGCGCTGACGGACCCCGCAGCGGGGTGCGCCAGCATCTGGGCATCCGCTACGGTGGCGAAACCGGGGTGCAGCGTGACTTCATGGGCGGGCGCATGTACGCCATCTACTTTCGCGCGCCGGATTTTTACAAGGTGGTGCCGCATGCGCCGGCCTGGATGAACGTGAGTTTCAATCGCGACCGACGGGCCTTCATGGCGGCTGTCGACGGGAAGGGTGAATTTGCGTTCCACACGCAACTGCACGCGGACGAGCACGAAGCCGAACTGACCGAAGACGACGCCAAGGCCATGCTGCACGCCGCGACCGGAGCGACGTTCGACGTCACCATTCTGTCGCGGCTGACCTGGACGGCGGGGCATTGCCTGGTGGCCGATGCGTTGTCGACCCGCCGCGTGTTCCTGGCGGGTGATGCCGCCCACTTGTTCACGCCCACGGGCGGGCTGGGCTACAACACGGCGGTTGAAGATGCCGTGAACCTGTCATGGAAGCTGGCGGCGGTGCTGCGGGGGCAGGCGCCCGCTGCCTTGTTGGACAGCTACGCGATCGAGCGTCGTCCGCTGGCGCTACGCAATACTGCGTACGCCCGCACGTTTGCCGATTCGCTGGGATTGTTCGCGCCCGCGGCTGAAATCGAAGACGACACGGCTGCCGGCGAAGCGGCGCGCGCCACCGCTGGCGCGTACCTGTCCGAGCATGGGCGCCGCGAGTTCAATATTCCCGGGATCACCTTTGGAGGCCGATATGACGGGTCGCCGATCATCGTGTCCGATGGCACCGCGCCGCCGCCTGATGTGCCGAACGATTACGTGCCCACCGCCTGCCCGGGGGGCCGTCCGCCGCATCTCTGGTTGGACGATGGGCGGTCCTTGTACGACACGTTCGGCTTCGACTGGACGGTGCTGCGCCTGAGCGACTCGGCGCCCAATGCCCAGGCCTTCCTGGACGCGGCGGAACGCCGGGGGGTGTCGCTGGATGTGGTGGATGTCGAACACCCGGACGCCCGCGCGCTGTACGGGGCCGACCTGGCGCTGATCCGGCCTGACCAGATCGTGGCGTGGCGCGGAAACGCTGACACCGATGCGGCGGGGGTGCTGGGGCAGGCGCTGGGGGGCGCGGCGGCGCGTAGTCAGGTGGCGTCCGGCGCGGCATCCGTGTCAGCAGCCGCGCATCCGGCCGCAGCGGCATCCGTGCCAGCAGCCACGCACTCGTCCACCGCGGCGTCCGTATCAGCAGCCACGCACTCGTCCGCCGCAGCATCCGTATCAGCAGCCACGCACCCGGACGCAGCGGCTTCCGCCTTCGCGCCCGCGTCTGCCGTTCCAGCCCACGCTGGGACCCCGCCCGGAGCCATGCGATGA
- a CDS encoding methyl-accepting chemotaxis protein translates to MKLKHQLCAAFGGMALMVLATGLLTYWSVASIEARTVDMDAAASNTQLALKLPDQMDLIRERGIKTLFIDDANDIRALDALREAGIRQNDATLQALQRSVTTDRGKALLEAASAARKSYRERETTLLRGARSADRDTLMASIDRQLGDSVKAYRTAFDALSEFQATRFQNSRDAAHATVNQAQTLAVASLLASIVIAVMLTAWILRSTQRTIGGDPQDAARSVALIASGDLAQHIPSAHPDSLLANMERMRVELNAVIGRLKLNAKQLVSFANELATASNDVAAGAGRGSESASSMAAAIEEMTTSITELSHNAAAAATSTQQTGTVAASGSAKVMRLSDSMTVLTASVTDAASKVTELGEQSEEIRSIVDLIKSIADQTNLLALNAAIEAARAGDEGRGFAVVADEVRMLAERTAQSTQDISAKIRNIQGNVESVIGMMSATVAQVAQGEQLATDGAKAITDIETATRSVITMVHNISDAIRENSMASEDIAKTVEHIAMQSEENSQSSSVVARTATQLSGLAGELNDMSGQFKTR, encoded by the coding sequence ATGAAACTCAAACACCAGCTCTGTGCCGCCTTCGGCGGCATGGCATTGATGGTCCTGGCCACCGGCCTGCTCACCTACTGGAGCGTTGCGTCGATCGAAGCGCGCACCGTCGACATGGACGCGGCCGCGTCCAACACCCAGCTTGCCCTGAAGCTGCCCGACCAGATGGACCTGATCCGTGAACGCGGCATCAAGACCTTGTTCATCGACGACGCCAACGACATCCGCGCGCTCGACGCCCTGCGGGAAGCCGGGATCCGGCAGAACGACGCCACGCTGCAGGCCCTGCAGCGCTCCGTCACGACCGACCGGGGCAAGGCCCTGCTCGAGGCCGCCAGCGCCGCGCGCAAGTCGTATCGGGAACGCGAGACCACCCTGTTGCGCGGCGCCCGCAGCGCGGACCGCGACACCCTGATGGCGTCGATTGACCGGCAACTGGGCGACAGCGTCAAAGCCTATCGCACCGCCTTTGACGCGCTGAGCGAATTCCAGGCCACGCGCTTCCAGAACAGCCGTGATGCCGCGCATGCCACCGTCAACCAGGCCCAGACGCTGGCCGTCGCCAGCCTGCTGGCCTCGATCGTGATCGCGGTCATGCTGACCGCGTGGATCCTGCGATCAACCCAGCGCACCATCGGCGGCGACCCGCAAGACGCCGCGCGCAGCGTGGCCTTGATCGCCAGCGGCGACCTGGCCCAGCACATTCCGTCGGCCCACCCCGACAGCCTGCTCGCCAACATGGAAAGGATGCGGGTGGAACTGAACGCCGTCATCGGTCGCCTGAAGCTGAATGCCAAACAGCTCGTCAGCTTCGCCAATGAACTGGCGACGGCGTCCAACGACGTGGCCGCCGGCGCCGGGCGCGGCAGCGAATCGGCGTCCAGCATGGCCGCCGCGATCGAAGAAATGACGACCAGCATTACCGAGCTGTCCCACAACGCCGCAGCGGCCGCCACGTCTACCCAACAGACGGGAACCGTGGCTGCGTCCGGCAGCGCCAAGGTCATGCGCCTGTCCGACAGCATGACGGTCCTGACGGCCAGCGTTACCGATGCCGCCAGCAAGGTGACCGAACTGGGCGAACAATCCGAAGAAATCCGATCGATTGTGGACCTGATCAAGTCGATTGCGGATCAGACCAATCTGCTGGCGCTCAACGCGGCCATCGAAGCGGCCCGCGCCGGCGACGAAGGCCGCGGCTTTGCGGTCGTCGCCGACGAAGTCCGCATGCTGGCTGAACGCACCGCGCAATCCACGCAAGACATCTCGGCCAAGATCCGCAACATCCAGGGCAACGTCGAAAGCGTGATCGGCATGATGTCGGCCACGGTCGCCCAGGTCGCGCAAGGTGAACAACTTGCCACCGACGGCGCCAAGGCCATTACCGACATCGAAACCGCCACCCGCAGCGTCATCACGATGGTTCACAACATCAGCGACGCCATCCGCGAAAATTCCATGGCCAGCGAAGACATCGCCAAGACGGTGGAGCACATCGCCATGCAGTCTGAAGAAAACAGCCAGTCGTCGTCTGTCGTGGCGCGGACGGCCACACAGTTGAGTGGACTGGCAGGCGAACTGAACGACATGTCGGGGCAGTTCAAGACGCGGTGA
- a CDS encoding AsmA family protein encodes MRWFRRIAIGAVAVAVLVTIGVIALLVLVDPDSYRKPVADTIKQRYGRTLRIDGDLKLALFPRLGVYVEKLSLSEPHSAQTFAVIDSARVSVALWPLLSRQIVLDHVRVSGLKANIVRNRNGKFNFDDLIATAQNNDLQTAPVPMREATAGAIAAEGTSVQLDVAGMDFTGGELAYRDFATGTSLRFERVAATTGRMAPGVPFAFDASARVLGQSPRLDAAVESQGTMLFDPSGRNVAVSNLDFRATGVLPSVRATAFTARGDVTYDVRRSAIAATNVAVLFQGDVAGTTPLTGIETRIDAARAAVELGAGRLEVDKLSVTAQGKADNDPFEASLSAPRLSITEQQASGEGITGRARLTGQPGMDARFSLAGISGTGDKLQLDQFHVNAEFRQGPRVVRVTGDSPVEASLKQRTLTLPAVAAQVQIDDPALPAKTLQIPLTGTLRGDLGRQALAARLDGRIGEDAFSVVADAAQWDAPRISFSMIADTFDFDALWPGARNRAGTASAAATAPLRPEVDEPVDLSGLQGLTVNGSVKFKSLVARGIKAKEVGANLRIAGGRAELSSVRAAMYGGRLNGSLFADSNAQRVGASGSLTNVQLQPLLSDLTGTHTLAGRGTLTVSLAAAGKTVSALKRNLEGTVQAQVRDGAIQGVNLAQSLREFRALAGGGSLAGAGDMTAQQDAARRTDFTDMTAHVIFANGLGTVRDLNLKSPLLRVTEGDPARIDVPAGALDLMLRVNVVATSTGQEGKELAQLRGLAIPVQVSGPIDQPTTRIRWSQVGGNALRGALGAGVDRLLDGVPAPAGQGGQGDGAPTDGGSPSREPLRERLKGLFNR; translated from the coding sequence ATGCGGTGGTTCCGGCGCATCGCGATCGGCGCAGTGGCGGTAGCGGTGCTCGTGACGATAGGCGTTATTGCGCTGCTGGTCCTGGTCGACCCCGACAGCTATCGCAAGCCTGTGGCCGATACCATCAAGCAGCGCTACGGCCGCACCTTGCGGATCGACGGCGACCTGAAGCTGGCGCTGTTCCCGCGGCTGGGCGTGTATGTCGAAAAGCTGTCGCTGTCCGAACCACACTCGGCCCAGACCTTTGCCGTGATTGATTCCGCGCGGGTATCGGTCGCCCTGTGGCCGCTGCTGTCGCGCCAGATCGTCCTGGACCATGTCCGGGTCAGCGGGTTGAAGGCCAACATCGTCCGCAACCGCAACGGCAAATTCAATTTTGACGACCTGATCGCCACGGCGCAGAACAACGACCTGCAGACGGCGCCCGTGCCGATGCGCGAAGCCACGGCAGGCGCGATCGCGGCCGAGGGCACGTCGGTGCAGCTGGACGTGGCGGGCATGGACTTTACGGGCGGCGAACTGGCTTACCGCGACTTTGCCACCGGCACGTCCTTGCGCTTCGAGCGCGTGGCCGCCACGACCGGGCGCATGGCCCCCGGCGTGCCGTTTGCGTTCGATGCGTCGGCCCGGGTGCTGGGGCAATCGCCCCGGCTCGATGCCGCCGTCGAAAGCCAGGGCACGATGCTGTTCGATCCGTCGGGCCGCAATGTGGCGGTGAGCAACCTCGACTTCCGGGCGACGGGCGTGCTGCCCTCGGTCCGCGCCACGGCCTTCACCGCGCGCGGCGACGTGACCTACGACGTGCGCCGGTCGGCCATCGCCGCGACCAACGTGGCCGTCCTGTTCCAGGGCGATGTGGCCGGGACGACCCCCTTGACCGGGATCGAAACACGCATCGACGCAGCCCGCGCCGCCGTCGAGCTGGGCGCCGGCCGGCTCGAGGTGGACAAGCTATCGGTCACGGCCCAGGGCAAGGCCGACAACGACCCGTTCGAGGCATCCCTGAGCGCGCCGCGCCTGTCGATTACCGAGCAGCAGGCCAGCGGCGAAGGCATTACCGGCCGCGCCCGCCTGACAGGCCAACCCGGGATGGATGCCCGGTTTTCCCTGGCGGGCATATCGGGTACCGGCGACAAGCTGCAGCTGGACCAATTTCATGTGAATGCGGAATTCCGGCAAGGCCCGCGCGTGGTGCGGGTGACGGGCGATTCGCCGGTCGAAGCCAGCCTGAAACAGCGCACCCTGACGCTGCCGGCGGTGGCCGCGCAGGTGCAGATCGATGACCCGGCGCTGCCCGCCAAGACCCTGCAGATTCCGCTGACCGGCACGCTGCGGGGCGATCTCGGCAGGCAAGCGCTTGCTGCCAGGCTGGATGGGCGGATCGGCGAGGATGCCTTTTCCGTGGTGGCCGACGCGGCGCAATGGGACGCCCCGCGCATCAGTTTTTCGATGATCGCCGACACCTTCGACTTCGATGCGCTATGGCCCGGGGCGCGGAACCGCGCCGGCACGGCGTCCGCCGCCGCCACCGCGCCGCTCCGGCCCGAGGTCGACGAGCCGGTGGATCTGTCAGGCCTGCAGGGGCTGACCGTCAATGGATCGGTCAAATTCAAGTCTCTGGTGGCGCGCGGCATCAAGGCGAAAGAGGTCGGCGCCAACCTGCGCATTGCCGGCGGGCGGGCCGAACTGTCCAGTGTGCGGGCGGCGATGTATGGCGGACGCCTGAATGGCAGCCTGTTCGCGGACAGCAACGCGCAGCGGGTGGGTGCGTCCGGATCCCTGACCAATGTGCAACTGCAGCCGCTACTGTCTGACCTGACGGGTACCCACACGCTGGCGGGCCGCGGTACGCTGACAGTGAGTCTGGCCGCGGCCGGCAAGACCGTCAGCGCCCTGAAACGCAACCTGGAAGGCACCGTGCAGGCCCAGGTGCGCGACGGGGCGATCCAGGGCGTGAACCTGGCCCAGTCACTGCGCGAATTCAGGGCGCTGGCAGGGGGTGGAAGCCTGGCCGGCGCTGGCGACATGACGGCCCAGCAGGACGCGGCCCGGCGCACCGACTTTACGGACATGACCGCGCACGTGATCTTTGCCAACGGCCTGGGCACCGTTCGCGACCTGAACCTGAAATCGCCGCTGTTGCGGGTGACCGAAGGCGATCCGGCGCGTATCGATGTGCCGGCGGGCGCCCTGGACCTGATGCTGCGCGTCAATGTCGTGGCCACGTCGACCGGCCAGGAAGGCAAGGAGCTGGCTCAATTGCGCGGCCTGGCGATACCGGTGCAGGTCAGCGGGCCGATCGACCAGCCGACCACCCGTATCCGGTGGAGCCAGGTGGGGGGCAACGCGCTGCGCGGTGCCCTCGGCGCGGGCGTCGACCGGCTGCTCGACGGCGTGCCGGCGCCAGCGGGGCAGGGCGGCCAGGGCGATGGCGCGCCAACGGACGGCGGCAGTCCATCCCGTGAACCGCTGCGAGAGCGGCTCAAGGGTCTTTTCAATCGTTAG
- a CDS encoding DUF72 domain-containing protein — protein MAASRSSAPAPIRVGIGGWTYEPWRETFYPDDVSQKNELHFASRQVTAIEINGTYYSGQKPETFAKWRDDTPDGFKFSVKASRYATNRKVLAEAGESVERFVNGGVTELGDKLGPVLWQFAATKKFDPDDFGGFLDLLPDRVAGVPMRHVMDVRHASFMTPEYLALARKHKVATVFTDSDEFPSFADPTSDFVYARLMQAQSRLKTGYGPKALDQWTARARAWAAGPLPDDVPYVPDAKPAKAGKREVWMFFINGAKERAPAGAMALIKRLGKAG, from the coding sequence ATGGCTGCATCGCGTTCGTCTGCTCCCGCTCCGATTCGTGTCGGTATTGGGGGATGGACGTATGAGCCCTGGCGCGAGACCTTCTACCCCGACGACGTGTCGCAAAAAAACGAGCTGCACTTTGCCAGCCGGCAGGTGACCGCGATCGAGATCAACGGCACCTATTACAGCGGCCAGAAGCCGGAAACCTTTGCCAAATGGCGCGACGACACACCCGATGGCTTCAAATTTTCGGTCAAGGCGTCGCGTTATGCCACCAACCGGAAAGTGCTGGCCGAGGCGGGCGAATCCGTGGAACGTTTCGTCAACGGCGGGGTGACCGAACTGGGCGACAAGCTGGGGCCTGTCCTGTGGCAATTCGCGGCCACCAAAAAGTTTGACCCGGACGACTTCGGCGGTTTCCTGGACCTGCTGCCGGATCGGGTCGCGGGCGTGCCGATGCGGCATGTCATGGATGTGCGCCACGCCAGTTTCATGACGCCCGAGTACCTGGCGCTGGCGCGCAAGCACAAGGTGGCGACCGTATTTACCGACTCCGACGAATTCCCATCATTTGCGGACCCGACCAGCGACTTCGTTTATGCACGCCTGATGCAGGCGCAGAGCCGGCTCAAGACCGGGTATGGGCCCAAGGCGCTGGACCAGTGGACGGCCCGGGCCCGCGCGTGGGCGGCGGGGCCGTTGCCCGATGACGTTCCGTACGTGCCGGACGCCAAGCCTGCAAAGGCTGGCAAGCGTGAGGTGTGGATGTTTTTCATCAACGGCGCGAAGGAACGGGCTCCCGCGGGGGCGATGGCGCTGATCAAACGATTGGGGAAAGCGGGCTGA
- a CDS encoding MOSC domain-containing protein — MTVTVSGLTIYPIKSCGGIPLQQSAIGMAGLQNDRRWMLTTPDGLFLTQRGLPAMARIGTDIRNGFLTVTYPGMPRLDVPIDVIEDDDSVRLQVTVWRDAVDAVDEGDLAAQWFSAALQTPCRLVKVHPQAHRVAGVDYVSDWLAAHPETEGFAPRHVYAFADGYPVLVANEASLVELNRRLVDRGQGAVGMDRFRANVVLSGLDAFEEDYVAMLQVGDIRFGLVKPCVRCEVPNTDQVTGQRHAEPMTTLTGFRSQRGGGVTFGENAIVDAPAHAVIAVGDAVEVTLEF, encoded by the coding sequence ATGACTGTCACCGTTTCCGGGCTCACCATCTATCCGATCAAGTCGTGCGGCGGCATCCCGCTGCAACAGAGCGCCATCGGGATGGCGGGACTGCAGAACGATCGCCGCTGGATGCTCACCACGCCCGACGGCCTGTTCCTGACACAGCGCGGCCTGCCCGCCATGGCACGCATCGGCACCGACATCCGGAACGGGTTCCTGACGGTCACCTACCCGGGCATGCCGCGGCTGGACGTGCCGATCGACGTGATCGAAGACGACGACAGTGTTCGTTTGCAGGTGACCGTGTGGCGCGATGCGGTGGACGCGGTGGACGAAGGCGATCTGGCGGCCCAATGGTTCAGCGCCGCGCTGCAGACGCCCTGCCGTCTGGTCAAGGTGCATCCGCAGGCGCATCGGGTGGCGGGCGTGGATTATGTCAGCGACTGGCTGGCGGCCCACCCGGAAACGGAAGGCTTCGCGCCGCGTCATGTGTACGCGTTTGCCGATGGTTATCCGGTGCTGGTGGCCAATGAAGCGTCATTGGTGGAACTGAACCGCCGCCTGGTCGACCGTGGGCAGGGCGCCGTGGGTATGGACCGTTTCCGGGCCAACGTCGTGCTGAGCGGGCTGGATGCCTTCGAAGAAGACTACGTGGCCATGCTGCAGGTGGGCGACATCCGCTTCGGACTCGTCAAGCCCTGCGTGCGCTGCGAAGTGCCCAACACCGATCAGGTCACCGGCCAGCGCCATGCCGAACCCATGACGACCCTGACCGGCTTTCGCAGCCAGCGGGGCGGGGGCGTGACGTTTGGCGAAAACGCGATCGTGGACGCGCCGGCGCACGCCGTCATTGCCGTGGGCGATGCCGTCGAGGTGACGCTGGAGTTTTGA
- a CDS encoding DMT family transporter codes for MSISHPAAPRRTSSWLPLAILLLVGVLLGLNASLVKLGIAAGWPPLSFLFWGVLGGGVLLLGAALAMGERPGTRPQDFVYYLIAALVSMALPNALSYSAVPHVGAGFVSLCMAFPPLLTYVFALGLRMETLRVVRGVGIVLGLIGALMLTLGKAGQGPVEPLWMAAAMVGPVFLAIGNIYRTKWWPKGASAMSLAPGMLLGGALLVLPCAILTGSPVLDLPWNGAGVGIVITQMVTFATTYALYFVLQKIAGPVYMSQIGSIGAVSGAAIAVFALGERANVLLVLAAVVVLAGVVLVSRKPA; via the coding sequence ATGTCGATATCGCATCCCGCCGCCCCGCGCCGTACGTCGTCCTGGCTGCCGCTGGCCATTCTGCTGCTGGTTGGCGTGCTGCTGGGCCTGAACGCGAGCCTGGTCAAATTGGGTATCGCGGCGGGTTGGCCGCCGCTGTCCTTCCTGTTCTGGGGGGTGCTGGGCGGCGGTGTGCTGCTGCTGGGCGCTGCCCTGGCCATGGGCGAGCGGCCCGGCACCCGGCCGCAAGATTTCGTCTACTACCTGATCGCCGCCCTGGTCAGCATGGCGCTGCCCAATGCCTTGTCCTACAGCGCCGTGCCGCATGTGGGCGCTGGCTTCGTCTCTTTGTGCATGGCGTTCCCGCCCTTGCTGACCTACGTATTCGCGCTGGGCCTGCGCATGGAAACGCTGCGCGTCGTGCGCGGCGTGGGCATCGTGCTGGGCCTGATCGGCGCGCTGATGCTGACCTTGGGCAAGGCGGGCCAGGGGCCGGTCGAACCGCTGTGGATGGCGGCCGCGATGGTCGGCCCGGTGTTCCTGGCGATCGGCAATATCTACCGCACCAAGTGGTGGCCCAAAGGCGCCAGCGCCATGTCGCTGGCGCCGGGCATGCTGCTGGGCGGCGCGCTGCTGGTGCTGCCGTGCGCGATCCTGACCGGTTCGCCCGTGCTCGACCTGCCCTGGAACGGCGCTGGCGTGGGGATCGTGATCACCCAGATGGTCACTTTTGCCACCACCTACGCCCTGTACTTCGTGCTGCAGAAGATCGCCGGGCCGGTGTACATGAGCCAGATCGGGTCGATCGGCGCGGTGTCGGGCGCAGCAATTGCTGTGTTCGCGTTGGGCGAACGGGCCAACGTGTTGCTGGTGCTGGCCGCCGTCGTCGTGCTGGCAGGGGTCGTGCTGGTCAGCCGCAAACCTGCCTGA
- a CDS encoding YfhL family 4Fe-4S dicluster ferredoxin gives MALLITDECINCDVCEPECPNDAIYMGEAIYEINPGLCTECVGHHAEPQCQVVCPVECIEFNPAWREDQGQLMAKYEHLTQRLEQSNP, from the coding sequence ATGGCACTGCTCATTACCGACGAATGCATCAATTGCGACGTCTGTGAACCCGAATGCCCCAACGACGCCATCTACATGGGCGAGGCGATCTACGAGATCAACCCTGGCCTCTGTACGGAGTGCGTCGGCCATCACGCCGAACCGCAATGCCAGGTGGTGTGCCCGGTCGAGTGCATCGAATTCAACCCGGCATGGCGCGAAGACCAGGGCCAGCTGATGGCCAAGTATGAACACCTGACGCAGCGGCTGGAACAAAGCAATCCCTGA
- a CDS encoding MarR family winged helix-turn-helix transcriptional regulator gives MTSPRSDQWRRHNVGRLLNNAVARFESRILAFMADAGHRECKPCHIQVTRNLDVDGTRLTDLAARAGITKQSMGALVAELETIGLVQRHDDPTDGRARIVSFTPEGLAWLTAFRAAVEAAEDEVRHELGATRYDAFKAGLAIYAGTPPRGI, from the coding sequence ATGACGTCGCCTCGATCCGATCAATGGCGTCGACATAACGTCGGCCGTCTTCTCAACAATGCCGTCGCGCGTTTCGAATCCCGCATCCTGGCGTTCATGGCGGATGCCGGTCATCGCGAATGCAAACCGTGCCACATCCAGGTCACCCGCAATCTGGATGTCGACGGCACCCGCCTGACCGATCTGGCGGCACGGGCGGGCATTACCAAACAATCCATGGGCGCCCTGGTGGCCGAACTGGAAACCATCGGACTGGTACAGCGGCACGACGATCCGACCGATGGCCGCGCCCGGATCGTGTCGTTCACGCCGGAAGGCCTGGCGTGGCTGACCGCCTTTCGTGCGGCGGTCGAAGCGGCCGAAGACGAAGTGCGTCATGAGCTGGGCGCGACCCGGTACGATGCGTTCAAGGCCGGGCTGGCGATTTATGCCGGAACGCCGCCGCGGGGGATCTGA
- a CDS encoding pirin family protein gives MPSSPQRLTAREADIGGGLKVHRLIPSRQRRLIGAWCFLDHAGPAVFETGGGMRVGPHPHIGLQTFTWMLEGEVLHRDSLGNEQVIRPGQVNLMTAGHGISHTEESLPDQERLHAAQLWIALPYDDRNVAPAFDHYPDLPQWTDQGATFTLLAGEMNGERAPARIYSDLLGVDLASTDRVTLTLPLRTDWEYGFLPLQGGIEIDADPFGPNELAFLAPGTDHVTVTLAPGSRILLVGGAPFGHEIVMWWNFVGHSKEEVADAQHAWEAESPRFGTVTGFDGPRLVAPPLAWR, from the coding sequence ATGCCCTCTTCCCCGCAACGCCTGACCGCCCGCGAAGCCGACATTGGCGGTGGCCTGAAGGTGCACCGCCTGATTCCGTCCCGACAGCGCCGGCTGATCGGCGCCTGGTGTTTTCTTGACCATGCCGGCCCGGCGGTGTTCGAAACGGGCGGGGGCATGCGGGTCGGTCCGCATCCGCACATCGGCCTGCAGACATTCACCTGGATGCTGGAAGGCGAAGTCCTGCATCGCGACAGCCTGGGCAATGAGCAGGTGATCCGTCCGGGCCAGGTCAACCTCATGACGGCGGGACACGGCATCAGCCATACCGAAGAGTCGCTGCCCGACCAGGAACGCCTGCACGCCGCCCAGTTGTGGATCGCGCTGCCCTACGACGATCGCAATGTGGCGCCTGCCTTCGACCACTACCCCGACCTGCCGCAATGGACCGACCAGGGCGCCACCTTCACGCTGCTGGCCGGCGAAATGAATGGCGAACGCGCCCCGGCGCGCATCTATTCGGACCTGCTGGGTGTCGACCTGGCCAGCACCGACCGGGTCACGCTGACCCTGCCCTTGCGCACCGACTGGGAATACGGCTTTTTGCCGCTGCAAGGCGGAATCGAGATCGATGCCGACCCCTTCGGTCCCAATGAACTGGCGTTTTTGGCGCCCGGGACCGACCATGTCACCGTCACCCTGGCGCCGGGCTCGCGCATCCTGCTGGTAGGCGGCGCGCCGTTCGGTCATGAGATCGTGATGTGGTGGAATTTTGTCGGCCACAGCAAGGAAGAAGTGGCGGACGCGCAGCACGCATGGGAAGCGGAATCGCCCAGGTTTGGGACGGTCACGGGCTTTGACGGCCCCCGGCTGGTGGCGCCGCCGCTGGCCTGGCGCTGA